The nucleotide window CGCCATTGCCGCCACCACCGACGCCACCACCGGCGCCGCCGCTGATGCCACCACTGACACCGCCATTGCCGCCACCACCGACGCCACCGCCGCCGCTGATGCCACCACTGACATCGCCATTGCCGCCACCACCGACACCGCCGGCAATGCCACCGACGCCACCACCCCCACCACCGACACCCCCAACATCCTCCCCATCGGCACCATATCCGGCGTATTCGGCTGCGACGGCTGGATACGCATACACTCCCACACCGAACCCATGCAAGACATCGCGCGTTACCCCCGCTGGCTCATCGGCGGCAACCCGTGGAAGCAATACGAAGTTACCGAAGTGCGCGCGCACGGCAACGGCCTCGTCGCCAAACTCGCGGGCATTGAAGACCGCACACAGGCGCTCGCCCTGATGCACCTTGATATTGCCATCACCAAAGAGCAGTTGCCGCCACTCGCGCCCGGCGAATATTACTGGTTTCAACTCACCGGCCTGCAAGTCGTCAACCTGCGCGGCGAGGTGCTGGGCGCCGTGTCGCGCCTGATTGCCACCGGCGCCAATGATGTGCTTGAAGTGTCCGCCGCCGGCGCCACCTGCCTGATTCCGTATATTGATGATGTCGTCAAGCGGGTGGACACGCGCGGCGGCACAATCCAGGTGGACTGGCGCAAGGAATGGTGCGATGCGAACTGACACCGCAACCATGTTCCCGCAGGCAACCGCCGCGCTCGCCGCCAGGGAATGGTGCGATGCGAATTGACATCGTAACGGTGTTTCCGCAGATGATCGCCGCGCTCGCCAGCGGCGGCGTCGTCGCGCGCGCCATTGAACGCGGTCTGCTGACGCTGGAGGCATGGAACCCGCGAGACCACGCCGACAACGCCTACGGCGCGGTGGACGACCGCCCCTACGGCGGCGGCCCCGGCATGGTGATGATGGCCGCGCCGCTTGCGAAGGCGCTGCACGCGGCGCGCGCCCGCCAGTCCGGGCGCTTTCGCGTCATCCACCTGACGCCGCGCGGCGGGCGCCTGACGCAGGCCGAGGTCAACCGCCTGGCCGGCCTCGACGGCCTGGTGCTGCTGGCCGGGCGCTACGAGGGCGTGGACGAGCGCCTGGTGGAACTGGAGGTGGACGAGGAATGGTCGCTCGGCGACTATGTCATCAGCGGCGGCGAACTGGCCGCGATGGTGCTGGCCGACGCGGTGATGCGCCAGCGCCCCGGCGTGCTCGGGCACGGCGAATCGGCGCGCCAGGATTCCTTCATGACTGGACTTCTGGATTGTCCGCATTATACTCGTCCGTCGGAATACTGCGGCGCGCGGGTGCCGGAGGTGCTGCTCGGCGGCAACCACGAAGCCATCCGCCGCTGGCGCCTGAAACAATCGCTGGTCAGAACCTTCGAGAAAAGGCCGGATTTGTTCCGGGCGCGCCGCCTGAACGATGAGGAAAAGAAAATGATCGCCGAACATCTCGACGAAAAGCAGTCCCGCAAACCCGAAGCGCGGCCCGCGCAACCCGCGGACAAAGACAATGCCTGAACTGCTGCGAGAAATAGAAGCCGGCATGATGAACGCCGAAATCCCGGACTTTGCGCCGGGCGACACCGTCGTCGTGCAGGTCAAGGTGCGCGAGGGCAGCCGCGAGCGCGTGCAGGCGTTTGAGGGCGTCGTCATCGCCCGGCGCAACCGCGGGCTGAACTCGTCGTTCACCGTGCGCAAGATATCCAACGGCGAGGGCGTCGAGCGCGTGTTCCAGACTTACAGCCCGCTGATAGACGGCATCCGCGTCAAGCGCCGCGGCAAGGTGCGCCGCGCCAAGTTGTATTACCTGCGCGGGCGCACCGGCAAGGCCGCGCGCGTCAGGGAAAAACTGCGGAAAAATTAGCCGCCGCTTGCGGCTCATGCGCTCCGGGCGGCTCTCCGAGCGCGCCTTCCGGGCGGGCGTAGTATAGTGGTATTACCCCAGCTTCCCAAGCTGGTGAGGAGGGTTCGATTCCCTTCGCCCGCTCCACGCCGCCGCAATCCGCCGCAGTCCTTATAATAGGGGGTGTGATGAACGCACCGCACGACCAACTGGGCAGAACAATGCGCGACCTGCGCATCTCGGTAACCGACCGCTGCAACTTCCGCTGCACCTACTGCATGCCGAAGGAGGTGTTCAACGCCGACTACCGTTTCATGGCGCGCGCCGAACTGCTGTCGTTCGAGGAAATCGCGCGCGTCGTGTCGCTGTTCGCCGGCCTCGGCGTGCGCAAAGTCCGCCTCACCGGCGGCGAGCCGCTGATACGCCACCATCTTGAGGTGCTGATAGACAAGATCGCGGCCCTCGGCGTCGCCGACATCAGCCTGACGACCAACGGCGCGCTGCTCACCGCCGACAAGGCGCGCGCGCTGAAAGACGCCGGGCTGCGGCGCCTGACGGTCAGCCTCGACGCGCTCGACAACGAAGTGTTCTCGCGCCTGAACGGCGTCGCGTTTCCGGTGGACCGCGTGCTGCGCGGCATAGACAACGCGCGCGCCGCCGGTTTCGCGCCGGTCAAGGTCAACATGGTCGTTCGCAAGGGCGTCAACGACGCCCAGGTGCTGCCGATGGCGCGCCACTTCCGCAACAGCGGCTGCATTTTGCGCTTTATCGAATACATGGATGTCGGCCACAGCAACGCCTGGAAGATGGATGATGTGGCGCCGACCGCGCAACTGATAAAGGCCGTCCACCGCGAATTCCCGATTGAACCGGCAGACCCCAACTACCGCGGCGAAGTCGCCCGCCGCTGGCGCTACCGCGACGGCGCCGGCGAAATCGGCTTCATCTCGTCGGTAACCCAACCCTTCTGCGGCGACTGCACCCGCATCAGAATGTCCGCCGACGGGCGCCTCTA belongs to Gammaproteobacteria bacterium and includes:
- the moaA gene encoding GTP 3',8-cyclase MoaA — protein: MNAPHDQLGRTMRDLRISVTDRCNFRCTYCMPKEVFNADYRFMARAELLSFEEIARVVSLFAGLGVRKVRLTGGEPLIRHHLEVLIDKIAALGVADISLTTNGALLTADKARALKDAGLRRLTVSLDALDNEVFSRLNGVAFPVDRVLRGIDNARAAGFAPVKVNMVVRKGVNDAQVLPMARHFRNSGCILRFIEYMDVGHSNAWKMDDVAPTAQLIKAVHREFPIEPADPNYRGEVARRWRYRDGAGEIGFISSVTQPFCGDCTRIRMSADGRLYTCLFATRGHDLRRLLRERHSDEYLGNWLRDLWRSRADRYSEMRSEQTVALEKVEMSYIGG
- the rimM gene encoding ribosome maturation factor RimM (Essential for efficient processing of 16S rRNA), whose translation is MAQNGKSGNAATDTAIAATTDATTGAAADATTDTAIAATTDATAAADATTDIAIAATTDTAGNATDATTPTTDTPNILPIGTISGVFGCDGWIRIHSHTEPMQDIARYPRWLIGGNPWKQYEVTEVRAHGNGLVAKLAGIEDRTQALALMHLDIAITKEQLPPLAPGEYYWFQLTGLQVVNLRGEVLGAVSRLIATGANDVLEVSAAGATCLIPYIDDVVKRVDTRGGTIQVDWRKEWCDAN
- the rplS gene encoding 50S ribosomal protein L19 yields the protein MPELLREIEAGMMNAEIPDFAPGDTVVVQVKVREGSRERVQAFEGVVIARRNRGLNSSFTVRKISNGEGVERVFQTYSPLIDGIRVKRRGKVRRAKLYYLRGRTGKAARVREKLRKN
- the trmD gene encoding tRNA (guanosine(37)-N1)-methyltransferase TrmD produces the protein MRIDIVTVFPQMIAALASGGVVARAIERGLLTLEAWNPRDHADNAYGAVDDRPYGGGPGMVMMAAPLAKALHAARARQSGRFRVIHLTPRGGRLTQAEVNRLAGLDGLVLLAGRYEGVDERLVELEVDEEWSLGDYVISGGELAAMVLADAVMRQRPGVLGHGESARQDSFMTGLLDCPHYTRPSEYCGARVPEVLLGGNHEAIRRWRLKQSLVRTFEKRPDLFRARRLNDEEKKMIAEHLDEKQSRKPEARPAQPADKDNA